The DNA window TAACAATAATTAATACATTATTGTCCTTCTTCTGAACCGTAACTGTGATACCTCCCTTTTCGGTATATTTGATCGCATTATCAACCAGGTTCAAAACGACATCCTTAATCTTGTCTTCATCCACAGAAAGCGTAGGAATTTTCTCTTTCGGCATAATGAATGTCAATTTCAGTTTTTTCTTGGCGGTGGTCGGTCGCAGTTCTTTCACTTCGCTCTGGATTACT is part of the Patescibacteria group bacterium genome and encodes:
- a CDS encoding HAMP domain-containing sensor histidine kinase, translating into VIQSEVKELRPTTAKKKLKLTFIMPKEKIPTLSVDEDKIKDVVLNLVDNAIKYTEKGGITVTVQKKDNNVLIIVKDTGVGINPTDAEKLFSKFVRGSGISRLSPDGSGLGLFIARKIVDAHKGKIWAESEGEGKGSAFNVELPIK